In Crassostrea angulata isolate pt1a10 chromosome 6, ASM2561291v2, whole genome shotgun sequence, a genomic segment contains:
- the LOC128189895 gene encoding uncharacterized protein LOC128189895 isoform X1, with product MPTDVNYRKKTNREMDIIECKQIMLHLITELQSVVRTRLNCLIIQSAETIQCRFYDERDKGFKFIIRTPACASGLIRDLICCECNIMLYLARLPREHPVTFSKMFELQRTKSTCPQGIYSIEMPLQPFEMYKCALCSFDQGQNWSTVFPVKVDSACRWPFSQLPSHFTFAL from the exons ATGCCCACAGACGTAAACTATCGTAAg AAAACTAATCGGGAGATGGATATCATTGAATGCAAACAGATCATGCTCCATCTGATAACAGAGTTACAGAGCGTCGTGAGGACGCGTCTGAATTGTCTCATCATTCAGAGTGCTGAAACAATTCAATGCag attttaCGACGAGCGGGACAAAgggtttaaattcataattaggACTCCAGCATGCGCCTCTGGACTGATTCGTGATCTTATTTGCTGCGAATGTAACATAATGTTGTATCTAGCCCGCCTACCCCGAGAACACCCGGTCACTTTCTCAAAGATGTTTGAATTGCAGCGTACAAAATCAACGTGCCCGCAg GGTATTTACAGCATTGAGATGCCGCTACAACCCTTTGAAATGTACAAGTGTGCTCTTTGCAGCTTTGATCAGGGACAAAATTGGAGCACTGTGTTTCCTGTCAAg GTCGACTCAGCTTGCAGATGGCCATTTTCTCAACTGCCATCACATTTTACATTTGCTCTATGA
- the LOC128189895 gene encoding uncharacterized protein LOC128189895 isoform X2, whose protein sequence is MHTFSLLQKTNREMDIIECKQIMLHLITELQSVVRTRLNCLIIQSAETIQCRFYDERDKGFKFIIRTPACASGLIRDLICCECNIMLYLARLPREHPVTFSKMFELQRTKSTCPQGIYSIEMPLQPFEMYKCALCSFDQGQNWSTVFPVKVDSACRWPFSQLPSHFTFAL, encoded by the exons ATGCACACGTTTTCACTCTTACAGAAAACTAATCGGGAGATGGATATCATTGAATGCAAACAGATCATGCTCCATCTGATAACAGAGTTACAGAGCGTCGTGAGGACGCGTCTGAATTGTCTCATCATTCAGAGTGCTGAAACAATTCAATGCag attttaCGACGAGCGGGACAAAgggtttaaattcataattaggACTCCAGCATGCGCCTCTGGACTGATTCGTGATCTTATTTGCTGCGAATGTAACATAATGTTGTATCTAGCCCGCCTACCCCGAGAACACCCGGTCACTTTCTCAAAGATGTTTGAATTGCAGCGTACAAAATCAACGTGCCCGCAg GGTATTTACAGCATTGAGATGCCGCTACAACCCTTTGAAATGTACAAGTGTGCTCTTTGCAGCTTTGATCAGGGACAAAATTGGAGCACTGTGTTTCCTGTCAAg GTCGACTCAGCTTGCAGATGGCCATTTTCTCAACTGCCATCACATTTTACATTTGCTCTATGA